The region TCTAAAATATTAATAACACTATAATGACTTGGATCTGAAAGTGCTATTGTCAATTTATTTTTATTAGAAAATAATCTAATAATCATTTCAATACTTAATTGAGAACTTGAAGTGATAACCATATTTTCATCTAAGATAAAAATTTCATCTTCTTCTAAAAGATCAGAAATACAAGAAATTAATGAAGAACTATTTTCTAAATTTTCATTTTGATTAAAAAATTTTTTCTGTGTTTCAAAAAGATAAGATATAAAATTATTATTTATATATTTAGAAAGTAAATTAGTACTTGTAAAATTAATTAAATTATCATTTTTATTTTCAGCGTCATAATAACTTTTTAAGATAGTTTTTACTTGTTTGCTTATTTGAAAATCTTTTCTCTTTTTTATAAAATAACCAACTGCTGGGATAGAAAAAATATACCCTTCATCTTTTAATATACGAAAAGCAAAAGCAATGGTATTACTTGAAGTCTTATATTTTCTTGCTAATTGTCTTAAAGATGGAAGTTTATCATCTATTTTCCAATAGCCTTGGATAATTTTAACTTTCATGTCTTGAATAATTTCTTCATATTTCATTGTAGCACCTCCTCTTTTTCATAGTTTACTATGAAATAAAAATAAAACAAGTACTTTTATAAAACTGTTGATGTACAGTTTTTTTCTATAAACTTTACTTTTTTGTATTTTTTATATATAAATATAATAAACAAACAAATCGTTTTAATAAAATATATTTTTTAAGGAGATGATACTATGGATAATTTTAGTTATAAAAATGATACTAAAATCATTTTTGGAAAAGATAATTATAGTGAAATTGGTAAAAATATTAAAACTTTTTCAAAAAATACTCCTAAAATTCTCTTACATTATGAAGCAGATGGAGAGTTAATAAAAAAACTTGGTATTTATGAGAAAGTTATCTCCTCATTAAAAGAATTTAATATTGAATTTATAGAGCTTGGGGGAGTTGTACCTAATCCTAGGTTATCTTTAGTTTACGAAGGAATTAAAATCTGTAAAGAAGAAAATATTACTTTTATTTTGGCTATTGGAGGTGCAAGTGTTATTGACTCAGCGAAGGCAATTTCACTTGGAGCTGTTGATGATGGAGATGTCTGGGACTTCTTTACAGGTAAAAGAATTCCTCAAGATACATTAGGGGTAGGAGTTGTTTTAACTATCCCAGGAGCTGGTTCTGAAATGTCTGAAAGTTCTATTATCACAGATGAAAGTAAAAAACAAAAAGCTGTTTGTGATACAGAAGTTAATTTTCCAAAATTTTCAATATTAAATCCAGAAGTTTGTTATACAATTCCTGACAGATTAATGGCTGCCGGAATTGTAGACATTTTATCACATTTGATGGAAAGATATT is a window of Fusobacterium simiae DNA encoding:
- a CDS encoding iron-containing alcohol dehydrogenase, yielding MDNFSYKNDTKIIFGKDNYSEIGKNIKTFSKNTPKILLHYEADGELIKKLGIYEKVISSLKEFNIEFIELGGVVPNPRLSLVYEGIKICKEENITFILAIGGASVIDSAKAISLGAVDDGDVWDFFTGKRIPQDTLGVGVVLTIPGAGSEMSESSIITDESKKQKAVCDTEVNFPKFSILNPEVCYTIPDRLMAAGIVDILSHLMERYFTKSIDIDLSDSLIEATMKIVVKYGPLLMKDRKNYNYCSQIMWAATVAHNGMIACGRMADWASHRIEHEISGIYDLTHGVGMAIIFPAWMEYTKNVRPQLFEKFFKEVFNAANIDEGINKLKKFFENLGINLKLSDYGITDEYFSLMAEKALGNSETLGRFMQLNKQDIINILNLAK